The following proteins are co-located in the Heliorestis convoluta genome:
- a CDS encoding sensor histidine kinase has product MKDDNIFKDLTVLYEMALSIGQSLDLEKNCDNFLKILMARKNLSFASVWIREDKIIPQGEKNNLLLTYGKPRYFVRERIINECEQLRDFFQGRKYLPISYDNPYFRHFVHENNIKGGTYVIFPLADLGYLKLYTMQNQLRFFEEREINQLEKVMKKFAISLEGCLSHQKLVIEIAERKKAEQELSTLNETLAEKIEQEVTRSRQKDIILQRHARQAAMGEIINSIAHQWRQPLNSISLAASNILLDLELEEDPEEIKKSCDFILKLTEDMSNTITDFMDFFRHDKEKSEVLIEDIFQDIAGMLQAQLFSHNIMFTWQVEAGLRMVTYKKELQQILLNLITNSIQAFKDRSLLEKRVEARVHKDGSYIIELRDNAGGIPEEIIEKIFNPYFTTKEKGQGTGLGLSICKSIVEDSLRGEISVCNEGEGAFFRIKLPTDRDFLTA; this is encoded by the coding sequence ATGAAGGATGACAATATTTTCAAAGATCTAACAGTGCTTTATGAGATGGCCTTATCGATTGGGCAGTCTTTAGATCTTGAAAAAAATTGTGATAACTTTTTGAAAATTTTAATGGCCCGTAAAAATTTAAGTTTTGCCTCCGTTTGGATACGAGAAGACAAAATCATTCCCCAGGGTGAAAAGAACAATCTTCTTCTCACCTATGGCAAGCCTCGCTACTTTGTTCGAGAACGTATTATCAATGAGTGTGAGCAATTACGAGATTTTTTTCAAGGGAGAAAATATCTACCCATTTCTTATGACAACCCCTACTTTAGGCACTTTGTTCATGAAAATAATATTAAAGGTGGGACCTATGTCATATTTCCGCTCGCTGACCTTGGCTACTTAAAGCTCTATACCATGCAAAATCAGCTCCGTTTTTTTGAAGAGCGAGAGATTAACCAGCTGGAGAAAGTGATGAAAAAGTTTGCCATATCTCTAGAGGGTTGCCTATCTCACCAAAAGCTTGTAATAGAAATTGCAGAGCGGAAAAAGGCAGAGCAGGAACTATCGACTTTGAATGAAACACTGGCAGAGAAGATTGAGCAGGAAGTGACAAGGAGTCGACAAAAAGATATTATATTACAAAGACATGCTCGACAAGCAGCCATGGGAGAAATTATTAATTCAATTGCACACCAGTGGAGACAACCGCTCAATAGCATTAGCTTGGCTGCTTCTAACATTTTGCTCGATCTGGAATTAGAAGAAGATCCAGAAGAAATTAAGAAGTCCTGCGATTTTATCTTAAAACTTACAGAAGATATGTCTAACACGATTACCGACTTTATGGACTTCTTCCGTCATGACAAGGAAAAAAGCGAAGTACTAATTGAAGATATTTTTCAAGATATTGCGGGGATGCTGCAAGCGCAATTGTTTAGTCATAATATTATGTTTACCTGGCAGGTTGAAGCAGGTCTTAGGATGGTGACCTACAAAAAAGAACTACAGCAAATCCTGCTTAACTTAATCACAAACTCCATTCAGGCTTTTAAGGATAGATCATTGCTAGAAAAAAGGGTTGAAGCACGGGTTCATAAAGATGGCAGCTACATTATCGAACTGCGCGATAATGCCGGTGGCATACCAGAAGAGATAATCGAGAAAATTTTTAACCCCTATTTTACAACAAAAGAAAAAGGGCAAGGCACAGGGCTAGGCCTATCTATCTGCAAAAGCATTGTCGAAGACAGCTTACGTGGTGAGATAAGCGTATGTAATGAAGGCGAGGGTGCTTTCTTTCGGATTAAACTGCCAACGGATCGAGATTTCTTAACAGCATAG
- a CDS encoding two-component system response regulator, which translates to MLKELKEKAKKLSVLLVEDDENIRMQMERILKRFFQKVYIAEDGEKGLELFNSKTKQIDLILTDIAMPNMNGLDMIQAMGENRYDQPVIMISAHNDSDNLLRAITVGVDDFIIKPVNVDKLMQVLHKVILEQEKEKKLKQLAKLSIDNVTGLPNRFALSQDLEEKNPLALMLLNIDFFKEVNNVYGFSNGDKLICEMARRIKKHVDDKNYSCYSLQGDEFVILLETDQESDSFTVYSCAEEMVELIKKLESEPFEIEGWEIFRNFTVGIAWNDKGDSSDLLRQADIALNQARADNKKWAIYKENHSIFKEYENNIHWLKKIKEAIQNEGVLLYFQPIVDNTSGQITKYECLVRLRDQDGVIHSPNVFLPIAKKTKTYLLIMKEVIRKALQCFRDSTSDFSINLSVEDILNQEMREYIFQQIDSHMDVAPRLIFEILESEGIDNYEQVIEFIEEVKKRGCKISVDDFGTGYSNFYHVIQLDVDYLKLDGTLIKNLHCDDNAKAVVESIVDFANKLNIKTVAEYVHCDEVQERVRQLQVNYSQGYYIGKPESCPLPKYSEDNKIEKRSQSSP; encoded by the coding sequence ATGCTTAAAGAGTTAAAAGAAAAAGCGAAGAAGCTTTCTGTTCTACTTGTAGAAGATGATGAAAACATAAGAATGCAGATGGAGCGGATTTTGAAACGCTTTTTTCAGAAAGTCTATATTGCTGAAGATGGAGAGAAAGGCCTAGAACTATTTAATAGTAAGACAAAGCAGATAGATCTAATTCTCACCGATATTGCTATGCCTAATATGAATGGTCTCGATATGATACAGGCCATGGGAGAAAACCGCTATGATCAGCCCGTCATAATGATTTCAGCACACAATGATAGTGACAATCTTTTAAGAGCCATTACAGTAGGTGTGGACGACTTTATAATCAAGCCTGTCAACGTAGATAAGCTTATGCAAGTACTACATAAAGTGATTCTTGAGCAAGAAAAAGAAAAAAAGTTAAAACAATTGGCCAAACTGTCCATAGACAACGTAACAGGCTTGCCCAATCGTTTTGCCTTATCACAAGATCTAGAGGAAAAGAACCCTTTAGCTCTCATGCTTTTGAATATAGATTTTTTCAAAGAAGTTAACAATGTCTATGGCTTTTCCAATGGTGATAAATTGATTTGTGAAATGGCCAGACGCATTAAAAAGCACGTCGACGATAAGAACTACAGCTGCTATAGCCTACAGGGAGACGAATTTGTCATTTTGTTAGAAACAGATCAAGAAAGTGATTCTTTTACCGTGTATTCCTGTGCTGAAGAAATGGTAGAGCTTATAAAAAAATTAGAGAGTGAGCCTTTTGAGATCGAAGGATGGGAGATCTTCCGTAACTTTACGGTCGGTATTGCCTGGAACGACAAAGGTGATAGCTCCGATCTCCTACGGCAAGCTGATATTGCGTTGAATCAAGCCAGAGCAGACAATAAAAAATGGGCCATCTATAAAGAAAATCACAGTATTTTTAAAGAGTATGAGAACAATATTCACTGGTTAAAAAAGATCAAAGAAGCAATTCAAAATGAAGGCGTTCTTTTGTACTTTCAGCCCATTGTAGACAATACCAGCGGCCAAATTACAAAATATGAATGTCTCGTTCGGCTCCGTGATCAAGATGGGGTTATTCATAGCCCCAATGTCTTCTTGCCGATTGCGAAAAAGACAAAGACGTACTTGCTGATTATGAAAGAAGTGATTCGAAAAGCCCTTCAATGTTTTAGAGACAGCACTTCTGATTTCTCGATTAACTTATCGGTGGAAGATATTTTAAACCAGGAGATGCGTGAGTATATTTTTCAGCAGATAGATAGCCATATGGATGTAGCTCCGAGACTGATATTTGAGATTCTTGAATCGGAAGGAATCGATAATTACGAGCAAGTGATCGAGTTCATTGAAGAAGTGAAAAAAAGAGGATGCAAGATTAGCGTTGATGACTTTGGCACGGGCTATTCAAATTTCTACCATGTCATACAGCTAGATGTTGACTACTTGAAGCTTGATGGAACTTTGATTAAAAATCTTCATTGTGATGATAATGCAAAAGCAGTTGTAGAATCGATCGTTGACTTTGCCAATAAGTTAAATATAAAGACCGTTGCTGAGTATGTGCACTGTGATGAGGTCCAGGAACGAGTTCGTCAGTTACAAGTGAACTATTCGCAAGGATACTACATAGGGAAACCGGAAAGTTGCCCTCTTCCAAAATATTCAGAAGACAATAAAATAGAAAAAAGAAGCCAAAGCTCACCCTGA
- the gltB gene encoding glutamate synthase large subunit, which translates to MRRMGYPNKQGLYDPQFEHDACGIGVVAHIKGKKSHSIVQQALTVLLNLDHRGARGSDANTGDGAGILMQIPHDFFREACSQLGFQLPEPGKYGIGMLFLSPDQKEREQCQQALERIIKEEGQHLLGWRAVPTDNSTLGTCAKEVQPYIAQVFVESANPCIDPLTFERKLYVIRKRAEKEIRRDGMAGGEFFYAASFSSRTIVYKGMLAPEQVDRFYLELQDPSLETAIALVHSRFSTNTFPSWERAHPYHYIIHNGEINTLRGNVNWMHARQALCRSELFGDDMAKILPVIDNDGSDSAMFDNCFELLVLAGRELPHAAMMMIPEPWANHESMPEKIRAFYEYHSCLMEPWDGPAAIAFTDGKVIGASLDRNGLRPARYYVTDDDLIVLASEVGVLDIAPEKIVCKERLHPGRMLVVDTEQGRIITDEEIKNQYASAQPYGQWLQEHLIDLKDLPEAPSFYEERHVDNRQTPSCLDILTRQQVFNYTYEVLTKVLEPMAKNGVDPVGSMGYDGPLAVLSEKSCLLYDYFKQLFAQVTNPPIDAIREELITSTITTIGSEKNLIDPEPESCRHISLQTPILSNAELAKLRHINRSGFHALTLPILYPAGSGGRGLEEALESLFQAADRAIDEGTNLLILSDRAINEQMSPIPALLAVSGLHHHLIRQGTRTRVGLLVESGEPREVHHFSVLIGYGASAINPYLAFETIEDMVRQGLLTGVTSEQAVKNYIKAATKGVVKVLSKMGISTIQSYRGAQIFEALGIHSTVIDKYFTWTASRIGGIRLNEIAQEVEMRHQSAFVSVKGCERSLDSGSDLQWRHDGEEHLFNPETIQMLQQSCRNGDYQLFKKYSQYLDEETTRRSKLRGFFQFKKGSSISIDEVESVESICRRFKTGAMSYGSISKEAHEAMAIAMNRIGGKSNTGEGGEEADRFTADANGDSRRSAIKQVASGRFGVTIHYLANADEIQIKMAQGAKPGEGGQLPGGKVYPWVANCRNSTPGVGLISPPPHHDIYSIEDLAELIHDLKNANPKARINVKLVSEVGVGTIAAGVAKGRADVVLISGYDGGTGASPRTSIKHAGLPWELGLAETHQTLVLNDLRNRIVVETDGKLMTGRDLAIAALLGAEEYAFGTAALVVLGCVMMRVCQLDTCPVGVATQNPELRKNFQG; encoded by the coding sequence ATGAGACGAATGGGATATCCAAATAAGCAAGGTCTATATGACCCTCAATTTGAGCATGATGCCTGTGGCATCGGGGTGGTTGCTCATATTAAAGGAAAAAAATCACATAGCATTGTTCAACAAGCGCTCACTGTATTGCTCAATCTCGATCATCGAGGGGCTCGTGGCAGCGATGCCAACACAGGCGATGGTGCTGGAATTTTAATGCAGATCCCTCATGATTTTTTCCGTGAAGCTTGTAGTCAACTCGGTTTTCAATTGCCTGAGCCTGGTAAGTACGGTATCGGCATGCTCTTTCTATCGCCGGACCAGAAGGAACGTGAACAATGTCAGCAGGCTTTAGAACGTATTATCAAAGAAGAGGGGCAGCACTTGCTAGGTTGGCGTGCTGTGCCAACCGATAATAGCACCTTAGGGACTTGTGCCAAAGAGGTGCAACCTTACATTGCCCAGGTTTTTGTTGAATCTGCTAACCCTTGTATCGATCCGTTGACTTTTGAGCGCAAACTTTATGTGATTCGCAAGCGAGCAGAAAAGGAGATTCGCCGTGATGGCATGGCCGGTGGTGAATTTTTCTATGCAGCAAGCTTTTCTTCTCGAACGATTGTGTATAAAGGAATGTTGGCGCCAGAACAAGTGGATCGGTTTTACCTTGAACTACAAGATCCTTCTTTGGAGACTGCCATTGCCCTTGTCCATTCTCGTTTTAGCACCAATACCTTTCCCAGTTGGGAGAGAGCCCATCCTTACCACTACATCATTCACAACGGTGAAATTAACACCTTACGGGGCAATGTGAACTGGATGCATGCCCGCCAAGCACTCTGTCGCTCTGAACTATTCGGTGATGATATGGCAAAAATTTTGCCAGTCATTGACAACGACGGCAGTGATTCGGCCATGTTTGACAACTGCTTTGAACTGCTTGTTCTTGCGGGACGAGAATTGCCCCATGCGGCTATGATGATGATTCCAGAGCCTTGGGCCAATCATGAAAGCATGCCAGAAAAGATTCGCGCTTTTTATGAGTATCATAGTTGCCTTATGGAGCCTTGGGATGGCCCAGCAGCCATTGCATTCACCGATGGAAAAGTTATTGGAGCTTCTTTAGATCGCAACGGTTTGCGACCTGCTCGCTATTATGTAACCGACGATGATCTGATCGTACTTGCTTCTGAAGTAGGTGTCCTCGATATTGCTCCTGAAAAAATCGTTTGTAAAGAACGCTTACATCCCGGGCGAATGCTTGTTGTAGACACAGAGCAAGGGCGGATTATTACAGATGAGGAAATCAAGAATCAATATGCATCAGCCCAACCCTATGGCCAATGGCTTCAAGAGCACTTAATAGACTTGAAAGATTTACCGGAGGCGCCTTCTTTCTATGAAGAAAGGCATGTTGATAATCGTCAAACACCTTCTTGTCTCGATATTTTGACGCGTCAACAGGTATTTAATTATACCTACGAAGTTTTAACAAAGGTCTTAGAACCTATGGCGAAAAACGGCGTTGATCCCGTTGGTTCCATGGGCTATGATGGGCCGCTTGCTGTTTTGTCTGAAAAATCTTGCCTACTTTATGATTACTTTAAGCAACTTTTTGCTCAGGTTACCAATCCACCAATTGATGCCATTCGAGAAGAGTTGATTACTTCTACGATAACGACCATTGGTTCTGAGAAGAACTTGATTGACCCAGAGCCAGAAAGCTGCCGCCACATAAGCCTCCAAACGCCCATTTTAAGCAATGCAGAATTGGCCAAACTTCGCCATATCAATCGCAGCGGTTTTCATGCTTTGACTTTGCCAATTCTTTACCCTGCTGGTAGTGGTGGAAGGGGCTTAGAAGAAGCTCTAGAGTCATTGTTTCAAGCAGCCGATCGAGCAATTGATGAAGGAACCAACTTACTTATTCTTTCCGATCGCGCTATCAATGAGCAAATGTCACCCATACCTGCTTTGCTGGCCGTAAGCGGATTGCACCATCATTTAATTCGTCAGGGAACGCGCACTCGTGTTGGCTTACTTGTAGAATCAGGAGAGCCTCGAGAAGTACACCATTTCTCTGTGCTTATCGGCTACGGAGCCAGTGCCATTAATCCTTATCTGGCTTTTGAAACGATCGAAGACATGGTAAGGCAGGGCCTATTAACGGGTGTGACATCAGAACAAGCGGTGAAGAACTACATCAAAGCAGCCACCAAAGGCGTTGTAAAAGTCTTGTCTAAGATGGGCATATCTACCATTCAGAGTTACCGTGGTGCTCAGATTTTTGAAGCATTGGGCATTCACAGTACCGTCATTGATAAGTACTTTACGTGGACGGCTTCTCGCATTGGCGGTATTAGACTCAACGAGATTGCCCAAGAAGTAGAGATGCGACATCAAAGTGCATTTGTCAGTGTAAAAGGCTGTGAACGCAGCCTTGACTCCGGCTCTGATCTACAGTGGCGCCATGATGGAGAAGAACACCTTTTTAATCCAGAAACGATTCAAATGCTGCAACAGTCCTGTCGCAACGGTGATTATCAACTTTTCAAAAAATACTCTCAATACCTAGACGAGGAAACAACAAGGCGAAGTAAATTGCGTGGTTTTTTTCAGTTCAAAAAAGGTTCCTCTATTTCCATCGACGAGGTAGAGTCTGTCGAGTCGATTTGTCGCCGCTTTAAGACCGGTGCTATGTCCTACGGCTCGATCAGCAAAGAAGCGCACGAAGCCATGGCAATTGCAATGAATCGCATTGGGGGAAAAAGCAATACCGGTGAAGGTGGGGAAGAAGCAGATCGCTTTACAGCCGATGCCAATGGAGACAGCCGACGCAGTGCCATAAAGCAAGTAGCTTCGGGTCGCTTTGGTGTAACCATTCATTATCTGGCCAATGCCGATGAAATTCAGATCAAAATGGCCCAAGGCGCAAAACCGGGTGAAGGTGGCCAGTTGCCTGGTGGCAAAGTCTATCCCTGGGTAGCCAATTGCCGAAATTCTACACCAGGCGTAGGTCTCATATCTCCACCACCCCATCATGATATCTACTCTATCGAAGATTTGGCCGAGTTGATTCACGATCTAAAAAATGCCAATCCGAAAGCGCGAATTAACGTAAAGCTTGTTTCTGAAGTGGGTGTTGGTACCATTGCCGCCGGTGTGGCCAAAGGTCGAGCTGACGTTGTTCTGATTAGCGGCTATGACGGAGGTACCGGTGCCTCGCCACGAACCAGTATTAAGCATGCGGGACTCCCTTGGGAATTGGGGCTGGCTGAGACACACCAGACGCTGGTGCTGAATGATCTACGCAATCGGATTGTTGTTGAAACCGATGGCAAGCTGATGACAGGACGCGATTTGGCCATTGCAGCATTGCTAGGTGCCGAAGAGTATGCTTTCGGTACAGCCGCTCTCGTCGTCTTAGGTTGTGTCATGATGCGCGTTTGTCAGCTTGACACATGCCCCGTCGGTGTGGCGACACAAAATCCCGAACTACGCAAAAACTTTCAGGGGTAA
- a CDS encoding glutamate synthase subunit beta, with the protein MGKPTGFMDYRRELPSDRSPQERIQDWREFHLSLSEEELKRQGARCMACGTPYCHTGIMINGSASGCPIHNLIPEWNDLVYRGLWKEALQRLLRTNNFPEFTGRVCPALCEGACTAGLVEEAVTIKNIECSIIDRAFDAGWVVPQPPQQRSGKRVAVVGSGPAGLACADQLNKAGHSVTVFERSDRVGGLLTYGIPNMKLDKKVVQRRADLMKAEGIVFVTNTEVGRDIEAKKLQEDFDAIVLCGGATEPRDLPVEGRQLQGIYSAVEFLTADTRSLLDSNHSDGRFISAAEKDVIVIGGGDTGTDCVATSLRHRCRSVLQFEIMPELPSARKESNPWPEFPRILKVDYGQEEAAALYGADPRQYCIMTKKFEGDEQGRVKAVHTVQVEWVQGETGRCMPQEIAGTEKVWSTELVLLAMGFTGPEKLLLDQLGIERDERSNAKAPYGTYNTNVEGIFAAGDMRRGQSLVVWAIHEGREAARECDRYLMGETYLP; encoded by the coding sequence ATGGGAAAACCAACCGGTTTTATGGACTACCGACGAGAATTGCCGTCCGATCGGTCTCCGCAAGAGCGCATTCAAGACTGGCGGGAGTTTCATCTGTCACTTTCAGAAGAAGAGCTGAAAAGACAGGGCGCTCGTTGTATGGCCTGCGGTACCCCTTACTGTCATACAGGGATCATGATCAATGGTAGTGCTTCAGGTTGTCCGATTCATAACTTAATTCCTGAATGGAACGATCTGGTCTATCGTGGTTTATGGAAAGAAGCATTGCAACGATTGCTACGTACCAATAACTTTCCCGAATTTACAGGTCGAGTTTGCCCCGCTTTATGTGAAGGCGCTTGTACAGCTGGCCTGGTAGAAGAAGCCGTTACAATTAAGAATATTGAATGTTCCATTATAGATAGAGCTTTTGACGCAGGTTGGGTTGTTCCTCAACCACCTCAACAGCGCAGCGGCAAAAGAGTAGCCGTCGTTGGCTCCGGTCCTGCCGGACTAGCCTGTGCTGATCAATTAAACAAAGCAGGCCACAGCGTAACAGTCTTTGAGCGGTCTGATCGTGTTGGTGGATTGCTCACCTATGGCATTCCCAATATGAAGCTTGACAAAAAAGTGGTGCAACGCCGTGCCGATCTTATGAAGGCAGAAGGTATCGTCTTTGTTACGAATACAGAAGTAGGAAGAGATATAGAAGCGAAAAAGCTTCAGGAAGACTTTGATGCGATTGTCCTTTGTGGTGGTGCAACGGAACCTCGAGATTTACCTGTTGAAGGGCGACAACTACAAGGAATTTATTCGGCTGTGGAATTTCTCACAGCCGATACTCGCAGCCTCCTCGATTCGAATCATAGCGATGGTCGCTTTATTTCAGCGGCAGAGAAAGATGTTATCGTCATCGGAGGCGGCGATACAGGCACTGATTGTGTGGCAACTTCACTGCGCCATCGCTGTCGCAGCGTTTTACAATTCGAAATCATGCCAGAATTGCCTTCCGCTAGAAAGGAGAGCAATCCTTGGCCGGAGTTTCCCCGCATCTTAAAAGTTGACTATGGCCAAGAAGAAGCAGCGGCTCTCTACGGTGCCGATCCAAGGCAATACTGTATAATGACCAAAAAATTTGAAGGTGACGAACAAGGTCGAGTAAAAGCGGTTCACACCGTACAAGTAGAGTGGGTCCAAGGAGAGACGGGGCGATGTATGCCACAGGAAATTGCAGGGACAGAAAAAGTATGGTCAACAGAGCTTGTTCTATTGGCAATGGGCTTTACGGGACCTGAGAAGCTCTTGCTCGATCAACTTGGCATAGAGCGAGACGAACGTTCCAATGCAAAAGCACCTTATGGTACCTATAATACCAATGTAGAAGGTATTTTCGCAGCCGGTGATATGCGACGTGGTCAAAGTCTCGTCGTCTGGGCCATTCATGAAGGCAGAGAAGCAGCGCGGGAATGTGATCGCTATCTGATGGGAGAAACGTATCTTCCTTAA
- a CDS encoding protein-glutamate methylesterase/protein-glutamine glutaminase, translating to MKKYGLLVVDNSSFMRRCISLIIEKDPALFVIAIARNGRDAIEKIERLQPDLVTMDLEMPEMNGLEALEVIMKKCPVPVVMLSNHTEEGAQSTIKALELGAVDVILKSHLVSDCANPAVIADFLHRIKSLAKEASIKKEKLALQAQEESFVEQKKVVTVREKPFVNGACKLLIIGSSTGGPSALQSILPRFSKDTAIPIVVLQHMPEGFTKALAERFNNFCQLPVKEAEKGEYLLPGRIYIGPAGFQTRLQQDQDGSVYFHVYTTESESHLYKPSINITLFSAAPIYRENLLTVILTGMGNDGMEGCKKVKHYQGTVIVEAEESCIVYGMPKAVHEAGYADIKVPLPHIYQQVLRFI from the coding sequence GTGAAAAAATATGGCCTTCTGGTCGTTGACAACTCTTCTTTTATGCGTCGATGCATTAGCTTGATCATAGAAAAAGATCCCGCCTTGTTCGTAATTGCCATCGCTAGAAACGGCAGAGACGCTATTGAAAAAATTGAACGATTACAGCCTGATCTGGTAACCATGGACCTAGAAATGCCTGAAATGAACGGCTTAGAAGCCCTTGAAGTGATTATGAAAAAGTGCCCCGTGCCAGTTGTTATGCTAAGCAATCATACGGAAGAAGGAGCCCAGAGCACGATCAAAGCTTTAGAGCTCGGTGCTGTGGACGTCATTCTGAAAAGCCACTTGGTCAGTGATTGTGCCAATCCTGCTGTTATTGCAGACTTTCTCCATCGCATTAAGTCCCTGGCCAAAGAAGCTAGTATCAAAAAAGAAAAGCTTGCCTTGCAAGCGCAAGAAGAGTCCTTTGTAGAGCAGAAAAAAGTTGTAACGGTTCGAGAAAAACCATTCGTCAACGGCGCCTGCAAACTCCTTATTATTGGCTCTTCCACCGGTGGGCCCTCAGCCCTGCAATCGATTCTTCCTCGCTTTTCCAAAGATACAGCCATTCCTATCGTAGTCTTGCAACACATGCCAGAAGGGTTTACCAAAGCACTGGCTGAGCGATTTAATAATTTTTGTCAGCTTCCTGTAAAAGAAGCGGAAAAAGGTGAGTACTTACTACCCGGGCGCATCTATATTGGTCCTGCTGGCTTTCAGACCCGGCTACAGCAAGACCAAGATGGCTCTGTATATTTTCATGTTTACACAACAGAGTCAGAGTCTCATCTGTATAAGCCTTCCATTAACATTACATTGTTTTCGGCGGCTCCCATTTATCGTGAAAACTTATTAACGGTTATCTTAACAGGCATGGGGAACGATGGCATGGAAGGTTGCAAAAAAGTAAAGCACTATCAAGGCACTGTCATTGTGGAAGCAGAAGAATCTTGTATCGTCTATGGTATGCCAAAAGCAGTTCATGAAGCAGGTTATGCTGATATTAAAGTACCGCTACCCCATATTTATCAACAAGTTTTGCGCTTTATTTAA
- a CDS encoding CheR family methyltransferase, producing the protein MDQIGLAHLSKMIYEHCGIDYRKQEATLSSKIASRLRELGLTSSEYATYLKTKDTEWDKLIELITVNETYFFREDKVLEEFQKLLLQYQNRSVHQPLRIWSAACSSGEEPYTLAMLIKEKALFPPGAVQIIASDINPKILQKAKSGLYHKKSLSFRKMPDTMLRKYFLPQEEEYQIINEVKEMIEFRRLNLFDPYLVGKMEKIDILFCRNVLIYFDGKAIQKIVNSFADIMKPGGYLFLGHAETITGTSRAFETIYQSSVFYYRRKGECP; encoded by the coding sequence ATGGATCAAATAGGGCTGGCACATTTATCGAAAATGATCTATGAACACTGCGGCATCGATTACAGGAAGCAAGAAGCCACACTCTCTTCTAAGATTGCTAGTCGACTTCGAGAACTAGGTCTAACTAGCAGCGAATACGCAACCTATTTAAAAACCAAAGATACAGAATGGGATAAACTTATTGAGCTCATTACAGTCAATGAGACCTACTTTTTTCGAGAAGATAAAGTCTTAGAAGAATTTCAGAAGCTATTACTTCAGTATCAAAATCGAAGTGTTCATCAACCCCTTCGGATCTGGAGCGCTGCTTGTTCTAGCGGAGAAGAGCCCTATACCTTGGCCATGCTTATTAAAGAAAAAGCTCTTTTCCCACCGGGTGCCGTTCAAATTATTGCCTCTGATATTAATCCAAAAATTCTTCAAAAAGCAAAAAGTGGTCTTTACCACAAGAAATCTCTATCTTTTCGTAAGATGCCAGACACAATGCTTCGTAAATATTTTCTCCCACAAGAAGAAGAGTATCAAATTATTAACGAAGTAAAAGAAATGATTGAGTTTAGAAGACTCAACCTTTTCGACCCCTATCTTGTTGGAAAGATGGAAAAGATAGATATTCTCTTTTGCAGAAATGTATTAATCTACTTTGATGGAAAAGCGATTCAAAAAATTGTCAATTCTTTTGCAGACATTATGAAGCCAGGGGGCTATCTTTTTCTTGGACACGCTGAAACCATCACGGGTACAAGCAGAGCTTTTGAGACAATCTATCAATCCTCTGTCTTTTACTACCGTAGAAAAGGAGAGTGCCCGTGA